One genomic segment of Borrelia miyamotoi includes these proteins:
- a CDS encoding ParB N-terminal domain-containing protein encodes MLIDLEQIRIKRRIRQNIGDTTTLKESIKKHGLIYPIIIDKNKNLIAGFRRYQVLKELGYKEVEVKVIPIENKKTLLEIELDENNIRKSFTKSESEAGENQLKNYSRNSIIRFLKFIILKIKKIFKIKL; translated from the coding sequence ATGTTAATAGATTTAGAACAAATAAGGATTAAAAGACGAATCAGACAAAATATAGGAGATACTACAACTCTTAAAGAGAGCATCAAAAAGCATGGCTTAATTTATCCAATAATAATAGACAAAAACAAAAATCTAATAGCAGGCTTCAGAAGATATCAGGTCTTAAAAGAACTTGGATACAAGGAAGTCGAAGTCAAAGTAATCCCCATAGAAAATAAAAAAACTTTACTTGAAATTGAACTTGATGAAAATAATATTAGAAAATCATTCACAAAAAGTGAATCAGAGGCAGGAGAAAATCAATTAAAAAATTATTCGAGAAACAGTATAATAAGATTTTTAAAATTTATTATACTTAAAATAAAAAAAATCTTTAAAATAAAATTATGA
- a CDS encoding L-cystine transporter, with product MDTTIMYILLNITIMITLIGLLYFLYKKQISFTKRLLIALVLGIVFGLTMKYFYESKPTIIKETMKWINIIGIGYIRLIKMMVIPLILVSIISAIVKLTNSQDVWKMSLSVIFILIFTAGIAAIIGICTSLFFKLTAEGLQSGTDEIMQGTRLNQGLERLQQNPITQKLSELIPENIFADMAGTRPNSTIGIVIFAALVGIVALRVSKKKPESIEFFKKIISTVQDLTSGLIILIIKSTPYAILAMITKISATSDISNIMKLGKFVFASYVAIGITLLMHMTLIALNRLNPITFIKKAWPVLTFAFISRSSTATIPVNVEVQTKQLGVSEGIANLSSAFGASIGQNGCAALHPAMLAIMIAPTQGINPTNPLFILQLIGIIIITSFGVAGAGGGATIASLIVLSSMNLPVELVGLLISIEPLIDMGRTSVNVSDSMVAGVITAKTLKQLDRNIYNNKNEIAQ from the coding sequence ATGGATACAACAATAATGTATATACTATTAAATATCACAATCATGATTACACTAATAGGACTTCTATACTTCCTATACAAAAAACAAATCTCATTTACAAAAAGACTATTAATAGCTTTAGTCTTAGGAATAGTCTTTGGGTTGACTATGAAATATTTCTATGAATCAAAGCCAACCATAATAAAAGAAACTATGAAATGGATTAATATCATAGGTATAGGGTATATAAGATTAATTAAAATGATGGTAATACCACTCATACTTGTCTCAATAATATCTGCAATAGTAAAATTAACAAATAGCCAAGACGTTTGGAAAATGAGCTTATCTGTAATATTTATACTCATATTTACAGCTGGAATTGCTGCAATAATTGGTATTTGTACGTCTCTCTTCTTTAAGTTAACAGCAGAAGGACTCCAATCTGGAACAGATGAGATTATGCAAGGTACAAGATTAAATCAAGGTCTTGAAAGACTACAACAAAATCCAATTACACAAAAATTATCGGAACTTATCCCTGAAAATATATTTGCAGATATGGCAGGAACAAGGCCAAATTCAACAATCGGGATAGTAATATTTGCTGCCTTAGTAGGCATCGTCGCTCTTAGAGTTTCCAAAAAAAAACCAGAATCAATAGAATTTTTTAAAAAAATAATATCTACAGTACAAGATTTAACTTCAGGACTGATAATTTTAATTATCAAGTCAACACCTTATGCTATATTAGCAATGATCACAAAAATATCAGCAACAAGCGATATTTCAAATATCATGAAACTTGGAAAATTTGTGTTTGCTTCTTATGTTGCTATTGGTATCACACTTTTAATGCACATGACATTAATTGCACTTAACAGACTAAATCCAATTACATTTATTAAAAAAGCATGGCCAGTTCTAACATTTGCATTTATATCTCGTTCTAGCACAGCAACAATACCTGTTAATGTAGAAGTACAAACTAAACAATTAGGAGTTAGCGAGGGAATTGCAAATCTATCAAGTGCTTTTGGAGCATCAATTGGACAAAATGGTTGTGCAGCCCTCCATCCTGCCATGCTAGCAATAATGATTGCTCCTACTCAAGGAATAAATCCAACAAATCCTCTATTCATCCTCCAACTTATAGGAATAATAATAATAACCTCATTTGGAGTTGCTGGAGCTGGAGGAGGTGCAACAATAGCTTCTTTAATAGTTCTCTCATCAATGAACCTGCCCGTTGAGCTTGTTGGACTATTAATATCAATTGAACCTTTAATTGACATGGGTAGAACATCTGTTAATGTCAGTGATTCAATGGTTGCAGGCGTAATAACAGCAAAAACTCTTAAACAATTAGACAGAAATATTTATAATAATAAAAATGAAATAGCACAATAA
- a CDS encoding glucose-6-phosphate isomerase, whose translation MLKYKDLNKLKSFQELRQTNPEELKKALKGNRIKEYDIKIEGHKVHYNYATKQINENHLKIFQNLSDEANLIEKYKEIINGNNINISENRKVLHHLTRGQLGTEVIENNENMRKFFQSELERIFKFAKQVQNGSIKSISGKIFKNVVQIGIGGSSLGPKALYTTIKNYANKKNLHLMKAYFISNVDPDEAEEILNAINLQETLFIIVSKSGNTLETESNMQFLIKKLEDNGINEYKKQIIIITSKGSVLALEKGYLEYFFMHDSIGGRFSPTSAVGLVLITLCFTENTTKEILKGAHEVDKKALNKNVKENAPLLAALISVYESNILNYSSNCIIAYSKAMENFYLHLQQLEMESNGKSVNRFGEKINYKTVRIIWGGIGTDVQHSFFQMLHQGTEIVPMDLIGFSESQLKKDITIERISNNNKLKANLIAQIIAFSNGKEDTNKNKNFEGERPSALIYSKELTPYTVGAILSHYENKVMFEGFLLNINSFDQEGVQLGKTIAKKILKNNEAKDEIIESYERLLQL comes from the coding sequence ATGCTTAAATACAAAGATCTTAATAAGCTCAAAAGTTTTCAAGAATTAAGACAAACCAATCCAGAAGAACTAAAAAAAGCTTTAAAGGGAAATAGAATAAAAGAATATGATATTAAAATAGAAGGACATAAAGTACATTATAATTATGCTACAAAACAAATTAATGAGAACCATCTAAAAATATTTCAAAATTTAAGTGACGAAGCAAATCTAATAGAAAAATATAAAGAAATAATTAATGGAAATAACATTAACATCAGCGAAAATAGAAAAGTTCTACACCATTTGACAAGAGGTCAACTTGGAACAGAAGTCATAGAAAATAATGAAAATATGAGAAAATTTTTTCAGAGCGAACTTGAAAGAATTTTTAAATTTGCAAAACAAGTTCAAAACGGTTCTATTAAGAGTATAAGTGGAAAAATCTTCAAAAATGTGGTACAAATTGGAATTGGTGGTTCGAGTCTTGGTCCCAAAGCACTATATACTACAATCAAAAATTATGCAAATAAGAAAAATTTACATCTAATGAAAGCATATTTCATTTCAAATGTTGACCCAGATGAAGCAGAAGAAATCTTAAATGCAATAAATCTTCAGGAAACATTGTTTATTATAGTATCAAAAAGCGGGAACACTCTAGAGACAGAATCTAACATGCAATTCTTAATTAAAAAATTAGAAGATAATGGTATCAACGAATATAAAAAGCAAATCATAATCATCACCTCAAAGGGAAGTGTGCTGGCCCTTGAAAAGGGGTATCTTGAATACTTTTTTATGCATGATTCAATTGGTGGAAGATTTTCACCAACATCAGCTGTTGGTCTTGTCCTAATTACTCTTTGTTTCACAGAAAACACTACAAAAGAAATCTTAAAAGGGGCTCATGAAGTCGATAAAAAAGCACTAAACAAAAACGTAAAGGAAAATGCCCCTCTCCTAGCAGCACTAATTAGTGTATATGAAAGTAACATTCTTAACTACAGCAGTAACTGTATTATCGCATATTCAAAAGCAATGGAAAATTTTTATCTTCATTTACAGCAACTTGAAATGGAAAGCAATGGGAAAAGTGTAAACAGATTTGGAGAAAAAATTAATTATAAAACAGTAAGAATAATTTGGGGGGGGATTGGAACAGATGTTCAACACTCATTCTTTCAAATGCTTCATCAAGGAACAGAGATAGTGCCAATGGATTTAATAGGATTTAGTGAATCACAACTAAAAAAAGATATAACTATAGAAAGAATATCAAATAACAACAAATTAAAAGCAAATCTCATAGCTCAAATAATTGCATTCTCTAATGGCAAAGAAGATACAAACAAAAACAAAAACTTTGAAGGCGAGAGACCTTCCGCATTAATATATTCAAAAGAACTTACACCCTATACAGTGGGCGCAATACTGTCTCACTATGAAAACAAGGTAATGTTTGAAGGATTTTTACTTAACATAAATTCATTTGACCAAGAAGGCGTTCAACTTGGTAAAACAATTGCAAAGAAAATTCTAAAGAACAATGAAGCAAAAGATGAAATAATAGAATCTTATGAAAGATTGCTTCAATTATAA